In the Tindallia magadiensis genome, GACTTATCACGATTCCAATAGGTTGTTTTGCAGGAGGCGTAGCAGCAGGCTTCCCTCTTGCGATGATTATGGCAAACTTAGTACCCATTATTATTGTTTCCGGACTATTAGCCGTAGGATTAGCCATTATTCCTCAAAAAATGATTAATGGATTTGTTATTTTTGGAAAAGGTGTGGTAATTGTCATTACCATTGGTTTGGCAGCCATCATTATCGAAACCCTGACAGGCATTGTAGTGATTCAGGGGATGGATCCAATTTCCGAAGGATTTGCTGTTGTAGGTGAAATTGCTATTGTATTAGCCGGAGCATTTCCAATGGTTCATGTGATCACAAAGGTACTGAATCGACCACTGATGCGGATGGGAAAAATGTTAGGAATGAACGATGCAGCGGCGGCAGGAATGGTTGCTACCCTTGCAAATAACATCCCTATGTTTGGCTTGATGAAAGATATGGACGAAAGAGGTAAAGTAATCAACGTTGCTTTTGCCGTTAGTGCTTCCTTTATTTTAGGAGATCACCTAGGGTATACCGCCGGCGTTGAAAGAGAAATGATTTTTTCAATGATTGTCGGGAAATTTGTTGGTGGAGTGACCGCTGTTATGGTAGCTATCTTTTTCCTGAAACTAATGGAGAAAAAAGAGGCAAAAGCATAACAGGGAAAGGAGATCAATATGCAGGAAATATCAACGCAAGTGATTGAAGAAATTGTCCGAAAAGTCATCGAAGAGCAAATGGGAAAGGCAGCTCAAGATCATAATCGGCAGGTGGATCCAAGCGGTATTATCAGTATTCAGGCAAAAAAAGTACAACCGGCTCCTTTTGATACAGGAAAACCTGGGGATCAGGTTGGTATTACGGATATTCTTTCTCTGGAAGAAAGTCCGCGGTTAGGGGCAGGAATTATGGAACTGAAGGATACAAGCTTTGAATGGCTGCTGACCTATGATGAAGTGACTTATATTATTGAAGGTACTTTAGAAATTTTGATTGAAGGTCGAAAGGTAGTAGGTAATGTAGGTGATGTGATTTTTATTCCGAAAGGCAGCAAGATACACTTTTCCACTCCTCACCACACACGGTTTTTATATGTAGCCTATCCGGCAAACTGGTCAGAAAACGCTTAAACAGGAGATGAAACAGCATGAAAGCTTTTGGAATGAAAACAGAAATAGTGTCTGGAATTAATGCACTGGCTCATGTGAAAACAATGCCATCAAAAAAAGTGTTTCTGGTAACGGATGAGACAATGGTTTCTATAGGAGTGGCCAGGCAATTGGAAGATCACTTGAAGTCCGCTGGTACTCCTTATTATCTCTTCCAGGAGGTGGAAGCCAATCCTAAGGTAGAAACG is a window encoding:
- the eutH gene encoding ethanolamine utilization protein EutH; the encoded protein is MSINDIILYIMVGFMVLGAIDRIIGNKFGLGEKFEEGIMAMGALAVAMVGVISMAPVLARWLSPVVVPLYTALGADPAMFATTLLANDMGGYPLAMSLALTPEAGQFAGIILGAMLGPTIVFTIPVALGIISKDDHKALAKGVLAGLITIPIGCFAGGVAAGFPLAMIMANLVPIIIVSGLLAVGLAIIPQKMINGFVIFGKGVVIVITIGLAAIIIETLTGIVVIQGMDPISEGFAVVGEIAIVLAGAFPMVHVITKVLNRPLMRMGKMLGMNDAAAAGMVATLANNIPMFGLMKDMDERGKVINVAFAVSASFILGDHLGYTAGVEREMIFSMIVGKFVGGVTAVMVAIFFLKLMEKKEAKA
- a CDS encoding cupin domain-containing protein: MQEISTQVIEEIVRKVIEEQMGKAAQDHNRQVDPSGIISIQAKKVQPAPFDTGKPGDQVGITDILSLEESPRLGAGIMELKDTSFEWLLTYDEVTYIIEGTLEILIEGRKVVGNVGDVIFIPKGSKIHFSTPHHTRFLYVAYPANWSENA